The Alkalihalobacillus sp. LMS6 genomic interval CAAGCGCTAGGGTGGAATGGGTTTCTTTATGCTGGTACGTTAACGATTGTTGCATTCTTTTCTGTTTATTTCATTAGTCGAAAATTAAAGATTGACCATACATTGTCGCTTCTTATTGCAAGTGGTACGGCTATTTGTGGGGCTGCCGCAATAGCAGCTGTAGCGCCTGTTGTGCAAGCGAAAGATCGTGTTGTTGCGTTAGCCATCGCGACAATTGCTTTAGTAGGAACGTTCTTCACATTGATTTATACAGGGTTGTTTCCGCTTATACAACCGAATCCTGAAACATACGGCATATTTGCAGGTGGAACGTTGCATGAAATCGCTCATGTGGTGGCGGCATCATCAATTGGTGGGGAAGAGGCCGAAAATCATGCGATTATTATTAAAATGCTCCGTGTGATGCTTCTGATACCGGTTGTGTTTATTCTCTTGTTTGTGTACGAGCATAAAAAGAATGCGGGTCGACCATCTGTATCTTTAAAAACACTACCGATCCCATATTTTATAGTGGGTTTCTTGGCGATGAGTCTAATCCAAACGTTCAGCCTCTTGCCAGAAAGTCTTGTTTCAATCTTAATTGACTTGGCTTATTTCCTATTAGCAATGGCGATGGCTGGCTTAGGGATGAAAGTGAAATTTCATTCGTTTAAAGAAGTTGGATCTCGGTTACTTTTTGCGGGACTTGGAGGCTCAATAATTCTGGTTCTTGCTGGTTGGCTGCTTGTTGGTGTGATCTTTTAATGAAATGTTCTTAGGAGGATTGGTGTTGTTAAGTACCAGTCCTTTTTTCATTGCTGTTAACAGTTACAGATAGATATCGGTCTAGAGTCGTAGACGCAAATCATGCTTCAGCTCGTTTCGAAAGAGTTGTTCACATCGTAAGCTAGAAAGAACAAATCGACAGGAGGTGAAGACATGACAACAAAAGGCTGGATCATTCTTGGTGCGGTAGCTCTATCGATTGTCTTGCTATCGTCTTTAGGGGCGATGCTTGGACTTCTCGCTGGAGCGGGGCTTGCGTATTTAGGCTGGAGACAAGCGACACTAAGTGAAACGATTATCATGAAAATTTTATGGTGGATTGTTCTCATTATTGGAGTCTTGCTAGGGATTGGAAGCTTACCAGGAATTATTGGGGTTATTGCGCTTTATTTATTAATAAAGCTTTATGACAAATGGAAAGAAACAAAAGATTATTCGTATGACAAATTTTAAGGAATAGCGTATAGGAGGAGAACGATGTCTATTTTACAACAAATAAAAGATCAAGTTTCGGCGGATATAGAAGCGGTGCTTGAGAAAAGTAAGAAGAAGCCAGTGACTGATGACAAGCGCAGTCATGAAACAAAGCATCTCGATAA includes:
- a CDS encoding YeiH family protein, encoding MNKHMLMGIGLTAFLALIAVGLGRLPGFTLVGPLIIAMLLGMLIGNWTNLDKGLDKGITCSTKIFLRLGIVLLGLRLNLVDIQALGWNGFLYAGTLTIVAFFSVYFISRKLKIDHTLSLLIASGTAICGAAAIAAVAPVVQAKDRVVALAIATIALVGTFFTLIYTGLFPLIQPNPETYGIFAGGTLHEIAHVVAASSIGGEEAENHAIIIKMLRVMLLIPVVFILLFVYEHKKNAGRPSVSLKTLPIPYFIVGFLAMSLIQTFSLLPESLVSILIDLAYFLLAMAMAGLGMKVKFHSFKEVGSRLLFAGLGGSIILVLAGWLLVGVIF